A portion of the Fusobacterium nucleatum genome contains these proteins:
- a CDS encoding C1 family peptidase produces MLTMYQAYTKRRFSKGEKEGKIIETGWLPPLPDMRDYGSDHPKILKLAEKLGIETDKKEEKLPKSVDLREWCSPVEDQLTLGSCTANAAVGIVEYFQRRAHGIHIEGSRLFIYKATRKLMMTKGDSGAWLRSTMGALVLFGVPDEKYFPYTLDGIHINPSWDEEPDSFLYSMAKNYATLQYFCHDPHGKKQTKNEILNSVKKYLAAGIPAMFGFYGFSSFEASNSLGCIPYPGNDEQANWGHSVVAIGYDDKKKIKNTRYGIETTGALLIRNSWGKSWGEEGYGWLPYDYILNGLAEDFWSIISMDWVDTNQFGLNKNSH; encoded by the coding sequence ATGTTAACTATGTATCAAGCTTACACTAAAAGAAGATTTTCAAAAGGTGAAAAAGAAGGAAAAATTATTGAAACTGGTTGGTTACCTCCTTTACCAGATATGAGAGATTATGGAAGTGATCACCCTAAAATTCTTAAATTGGCTGAAAAATTAGGAATTGAAACTGATAAAAAGGAAGAAAAACTTCCTAAATCTGTTGATTTAAGGGAATGGTGTTCTCCTGTTGAAGATCAATTAACTCTTGGGTCTTGTACAGCAAATGCAGCTGTTGGAATTGTAGAATATTTTCAAAGAAGAGCTCATGGAATTCATATTGAAGGCTCTAGACTTTTTATTTATAAAGCAACAAGAAAACTAATGATGACAAAAGGTGACTCAGGAGCTTGGTTACGTTCTACTATGGGGGCTTTAGTTTTATTTGGTGTTCCTGATGAAAAATATTTCCCCTACACTCTTGATGGTATCCACATTAATCCCAGTTGGGATGAAGAACCAGATAGCTTTTTATACTCTATGGCAAAAAATTATGCTACTCTTCAATATTTTTGTCATGACCCTCATGGAAAGAAACAAACTAAAAATGAAATTTTAAATTCAGTTAAAAAATATCTTGCTGCTGGTATTCCAGCTATGTTTGGTTTTTATGGCTTTTCATCTTTTGAAGCCTCTAATTCCTTAGGTTGTATTCCTTATCCAGGAAATGATGAACAAGCCAATTGGGGACATTCAGTTGTAGCAATTGGTTATGATGATAAGAAAAAAATAAAAAATACTCGCTATGGTATAGAAACAACTGGAGCTCTTTTAATAAGAAATTCTTGGGGAAAATCATGGGGTGAAGAAGGTTATGGGTGGTTACCTTATGATTATATTTTAAATGGTTTAGCAGAAGATTTTTGGTCAATTATTTCTATGGACTGGGTTGACACTAATCAATTTGGATTAAATAAAAATTCTCATTAA
- the rplQ gene encoding 50S ribosomal protein L17, whose protein sequence is MNHNKSYRKLGRRADHRKAMLKNMTISLIKAERIETTVTRAKELRKFAERMITFGKKNTLASRRNAFAFLRDEEVVAKIFNEIAPKYAERNGGYTRIIKTSVRKGDSAEMAIIELV, encoded by the coding sequence ATGAATCACAATAAATCATATAGAAAATTAGGAAGAAGAGCTGATCATAGAAAGGCTATGCTAAAGAATATGACTATATCTCTTATAAAAGCTGAAAGAATAGAAACAACAGTTACAAGAGCTAAAGAATTAAGAAAATTTGCTGAAAGAATGATAACTTTTGGTAAGAAAAATACTTTAGCATCAAGAAGAAATGCTTTTGCGTTTTTAAGAGATGAAGAAGTAGTAGCTAAAATATTTAATGAAATAGCACCAAAATATGCTGAAAGAAATGGTGGATACACTAGAATAATTAAGACATCTGTTAGAAAAGGTGACTCAGCAGAAATGGCTATAATTGAATTAGTTTAA
- a CDS encoding DNA/RNA non-specific endonuclease, producing MLKGFNSGDISYEILEKKKENIEQQALERFLEEKSEKENKHIPKEDMLFNSKDSIAMERIVGKNDLFPISYLQIGLNISKSVCRISIRDSRGVVVGYGTGFLVAPNIILTNNHVINSYEVASNSIAEFNYQDDENFMPCPTYNFRLNPQTFFITNVKLDFTLVALNENVTNQKHLEDFGYLKMTQKEGTILPEEYVSIIQHPKGGPKSVTLRENKVSGLKENFIHYLTDTEPGSSGSPVFNDQWTLVALHHSGVPNPEIKDEWIANEGILISAIVNYLAKKYSSLKENEQAIIKEIVPDIELPKENNITSSVDDEPLGYNPLFLGKDYEIPLPKLSKEMEKDTAKTEDGNYVLDYIHFSIVMKKSRGLAYFTAVNIDGTDAVKIRRTADNWKFDPRISQNYQYGDEVYVNNDLDRGHLVRRTDPNWGKNALKANEDTFYFTNSTPQHKNLNQKTWVELEDYIFRNAVLNQFKVSVFTGPVFREDDMIYRQKYQIPAEFWKVVVMLKEDGNISATAYLQTQKNMIENLEFAYGEYKTYQVPVRNIEKLTGLDFGNLSKFDPMANIEATGIVITGPESIKF from the coding sequence ATGTTAAAAGGTTTTAATTCGGGAGATATTTCTTATGAAATATTAGAAAAAAAGAAAGAAAATATTGAGCAACAAGCACTAGAAAGATTTTTAGAAGAAAAATCTGAAAAAGAAAATAAACATATTCCAAAAGAAGATATGTTATTTAATTCTAAAGATTCTATTGCTATGGAGAGAATAGTTGGAAAAAATGACTTATTTCCAATCTCTTATCTCCAAATAGGTTTAAACATTAGTAAGTCTGTTTGTCGTATCTCTATAAGAGATAGCAGAGGAGTTGTTGTCGGATATGGAACTGGATTTTTAGTTGCTCCTAACATCATCCTTACAAATAATCATGTTATTAATTCTTATGAAGTTGCTTCTAATTCAATAGCTGAGTTCAACTATCAAGATGATGAGAATTTTATGCCTTGTCCAACATACAATTTTAGACTCAACCCTCAAACTTTTTTTATAACTAATGTAAAATTAGATTTTACATTAGTTGCTCTAAATGAAAATGTAACAAATCAAAAGCATTTAGAAGATTTTGGCTATTTAAAAATGACTCAAAAAGAAGGAACTATATTACCTGAAGAATATGTTTCTATCATTCAACATCCAAAAGGAGGTCCTAAATCTGTTACTTTACGTGAAAATAAAGTTAGTGGACTTAAAGAAAACTTCATTCACTATTTAACAGATACAGAACCTGGTTCTTCTGGTTCACCTGTTTTTAATGATCAGTGGACTTTGGTTGCTCTTCACCATTCTGGTGTACCTAATCCAGAAATAAAAGATGAATGGATAGCTAATGAAGGAATTTTAATTTCTGCAATAGTCAACTACCTTGCTAAAAAATATTCTTCTTTAAAAGAAAATGAACAAGCTATTATTAAAGAAATAGTGCCAGATATTGAATTACCTAAAGAAAATAATATTACTTCTAGTGTAGATGATGAACCATTAGGATATAATCCTCTATTTTTAGGAAAAGATTATGAAATTCCTTTACCTAAATTATCAAAAGAAATGGAAAAAGACACTGCTAAAACAGAAGATGGAAATTATGTGCTTGACTATATACACTTTTCTATTGTTATGAAAAAATCAAGAGGTCTTGCATATTTCACAGCTGTAAACATCGATGGTACTGATGCAGTAAAAATAAGAAGAACTGCTGATAACTGGAAATTTGATCCAAGAATTAGTCAAAATTATCAATATGGAGATGAAGTTTATGTAAATAATGATCTTGACAGAGGTCACCTTGTTAGAAGAACAGACCCAAATTGGGGTAAAAATGCATTAAAAGCTAATGAGGATACTTTCTACTTCACTAATAGTACTCCTCAACATAAAAATTTAAATCAAAAGACTTGGGTTGAATTGGAAGACTATATTTTTAGAAATGCTGTTTTAAATCAATTTAAAGTTTCTGTTTTTACTGGTCCTGTTTTTCGTGAAGATGATATGATATATAGGCAAAAATATCAAATCCCTGCAGAATTTTGGAAAGTTGTTGTTATGCTAAAAGAAGATGGAAATATTTCAGCTACTGCCTATTTACAAACACAAAAAAATATGATAGAAAATCTTGAATTTGCTTATGGAGAATATAAAACTTATCAAGTGCCAGTTAGAAATATAGAAAAATTAACTGGATTAGATTTTGGAAATCTTTCTAAATTTGATCCTATGGCAAATATAGAAGCTACTGGAATAGTTATCACAGGTCCAGAAAGCATCAAATTTTAA
- the rpsD gene encoding 30S ribosomal protein S4, giving the protein MARNRQPVLKKCRALGIDPVILGVKKSSNRQIRPNANKKPTEYATQLREKQKAKFIYNVMEKQFRKIYEEAARKLGVTGLTLIEYLERRLENVVYRLGFAKTRRQARQIVSHGHIAVNGRRVNIASFRVKVGDIVSVIENSKNVELIKLAVEDATPPAWLELDRAAFSGKVLQNPTKDDLDFDLNESLIVEFYSR; this is encoded by the coding sequence TGTAGAGCTTTAGGAATAGATCCAGTTATCCTAGGGGTTAAAAAATCTTCTAATAGACAAATAAGACCTAATGCAAATAAAAAACCAACTGAATATGCAACTCAGTTAAGAGAAAAACAAAAAGCAAAATTTATATATAATGTAATGGAAAAACAATTCAGAAAGATATATGAAGAAGCAGCAAGAAAACTTGGAGTAACAGGTTTAACTTTAATTGAATACTTAGAAAGAAGACTAGAAAATGTAGTATACAGACTAGGATTTGCAAAAACTAGAAGACAAGCTAGACAAATAGTATCTCATGGACATATTGCTGTAAATGGAAGAAGAGTAAATATAGCTTCTTTCAGAGTAAAAGTAGGAGACATAGTTTCTGTAATAGAAAACTCAAAAAATGTAGAATTAATTAAATTAGCAGTAGAAGATGCAACTCCACCAGCTTGGTTGGAATTAGATAGAGCTGCATTCTCAGGAAAGGTTCTACAAAACCCAACTAAAGATGATTTGGATTTTGATTTAAATGAATCTTTAATAGTTGAATTTTATTCAAGATAA
- a CDS encoding DNA-directed RNA polymerase subunit alpha yields MLKIEKQAKAIKITEVKESNYKGQFIVEPLYRGYGNTLGNALRRVLLSSIPGAAIKGMRIEGVLSEFTVMDGVKEAVTEIILNVKEIVVKAESSGERRMSLSIKGPKVVKAADIVADIGLEIVNPEQVICTVTTDRTLDIEFIVDTGEGFVVSEEIDKKDWPVDYIAVDAIYTPIRKVSYEIQDTMFGRMTDFDKLTLNVETDGSIEIRDALSYAVELLKLHLDPFLEIGNKMENLRDDIEEMIEEPMDIQVIDDKSHDMKIEELDLTVRSFNCLKKAGIEEVSQLASLSLNELLKIKNLGKKSLDEILEKMKDLGYDLEKNGSPE; encoded by the coding sequence ATGTTAAAAATAGAAAAGCAGGCTAAAGCAATAAAGATAACAGAAGTTAAAGAAAGTAATTACAAAGGGCAATTTATAGTAGAACCTTTATATAGAGGCTATGGGAATACTTTAGGAAATGCACTTAGAAGAGTTTTACTTTCATCTATACCTGGAGCAGCAATAAAAGGTATGAGAATTGAAGGTGTTCTAAGTGAATTCACTGTTATGGATGGTGTTAAAGAAGCTGTTACAGAAATTATCTTAAATGTTAAAGAAATAGTTGTAAAAGCAGAAAGTTCTGGAGAAAGAAGAATGTCACTCTCTATAAAAGGTCCTAAGGTAGTAAAAGCAGCAGATATTGTCGCAGATATTGGACTTGAAATAGTAAATCCTGAACAAGTTATTTGTACTGTAACTACAGATAGAACATTAGATATAGAATTTATAGTAGATACAGGAGAAGGATTTGTTGTATCAGAAGAAATTGATAAAAAAGATTGGCCAGTAGACTACATAGCGGTTGATGCTATTTATACACCAATCAGAAAAGTTTCTTATGAAATTCAAGATACAATGTTTGGTAGAATGACTGACTTTGATAAATTGACTCTAAATGTTGAAACTGATGGAAGTATAGAAATAAGAGATGCTCTATCATATGCTGTTGAACTTTTAAAATTACATTTAGATCCATTCTTAGAAATAGGAAATAAAATGGAAAATTTAAGAGATGATATAGAAGAAATGATTGAAGAGCCAATGGATATTCAAGTTATTGATGATAAATCTCATGATATGAAAATAGAAGAATTAGATTTAACAGTAAGATCTTTTAATTGCTTAAAAAAGGCTGGGATAGAGGAAGTATCTCAATTAGCAAGCTTATCTTTAAATGAATTATTAAAAATTAAAAACTTGGGAAAAAAATCTTTAGATGAGATTTTAGAAAAGATGAAAGATTTAGGATATGATCTTGAAAAAAATGGATCTCCTGAATAA